GAGAGAGGGTGAGGTAGTCTACCTTTTGAGTCATTGAGATGAACGGCACGAAGATACTGGAGCCCCACTATCTTATCAAACTCCTCCAGCACCGACTTCACCCCTCCCGTTGCAGACAGGTCATACCCTGGTGAGAAAGGCCAATACTCAAGGTCTTCTAAAAGACTAAATGCATTTCTACGACTCTCGCTAAAGATTACTGTTCATTCAAAGCAAGCTAGATTAACATAATACTTGATAAGAAATGATAATCAAATGAAAAGAGGGAAGACACATCCCCAGGAGTGAGGGTTAATTAGTACATTTGGTGCTACCCTTCTAAACCTGTTGCTTCTAGAATAGGGCtgtcactttttaaaaaaatctacgaATGAATTTCAAATGTTAAGCAATTCATTGGAATATATATTCGATTACCTTAGGGGCGAAAAAAACGCTTCATGTTCAAACGAATGTTCGAATGTCAGTTAAAAAGTGACAGCACTATTTTAGAAGGGCCTCTTCCGGGGCAATTCACCTCAAATAACTGATCTACTATAGCATGACTAGCAGGATTAAATAGTTTTATCACTGCAACCTGTGATACAGCATTATGCTAATGCCTGTGTAAATTTAAAAAGCCCTCAGCGTGCACTTTGAGAAACGGCGCTACGCACCAGCGGCGAAAGCGTGGCACGTGTCCAGGCAGACCCCAACGCGACTCTTGTCCCGCACCTTGTCGATGATGCCCCGCAGCTCGCTGAGCTGCCCACCCACGGTGCTCCCCTGTCCGCTCATGTTCTCCAGAACTGTCAAAAGAGAAGGCGAGAGGGACAGCTGCTGAAAGTGCAGCTGGGGAAGGAAGCGAAGACTGAAAAAGGTAGGTGAGGGGGATGGGTGAAGGTGAGGAAGCAAAGGATGAAAGACGATTGGAAATATACACTGGAAAGAAAGAACAGGGTGTCAGAGCAGCGTGACCCGATCGATGTGTCTGTTTACCTGTGACCACACCGGAGGTTTGccggtgggcgtggttgatggCCTGGGCGATCTTCTCAATGCATTGCTCTGTAGTGATGGACCCTAGCGAGGCTCCGGGATGTAGGTTAAACAAACTGAGACCCAGGGCACTGCAGCGGTTCAGCTCGTCCACCAGCATAGCCTGGCTCTTCTCAAATACATCTATAGCGGGgaaaacagacaaacacactGCCGCTCTCTCTCAAAAAGATGCAGTTGGTGCTACTGGACACAGTGTTGGGTACCTGAATGGCTATCAAAGCTGCACTGGCAACTCTCTTCCAGTTGTGACTGCTCTGTGCTTCTAGGTTTTTCCCAAGTAATTAATCTACATTACAGAATCTTCCCAATGacaaaaacaccccccccccccaccaaggaaACGTGGAGAAGATTGTAAATATGGGTTGTTCCAGGTTTCGCCATGTACCTTGCAATATGATTGGCTAATAAAAACTACTATTCCAACTTTTGTATCACAAAACAAAATCAGCATTTCAAGAATGAAGGCTCACACTCCGACCTGAGGCTATTTAACTCATGGTCCTTCAAGGTCTGAGCCCtactgattttccagccttcctttacctgtaagccaggtgtgaagccgcTGGCCAATCAGGAGCTGTAATTATCAAACTAActtcctgggagaactgaaaacacggtttggatttgaaatcaGATCTGAAGAGCCCTGCTCTAGACTGTATGGACCTTAATAAAGAGTAAAGACCAATGTAGATTCAGAGGCACACAAACCTTGCTTTGGGGAACCACAGTTCATCAGGTAAGAACCATGCGGAAGTATGTAGGCTGGTTCAAAGCTGTGCCGAGCACAGGCCTCCCTGAACttagctgctgctgtgccatcaAGCGGAGGTCTCTGCCACGAGCGCTGGGAGCCGAGGAACAGGCCGAAACTGCGTCCCCCGATGGTGAGGCTATCCTGCACTGCATGCCATATCCCACCTGTGCATGAAGCATAAAGATGTGTGCCATGCTATTGAGATGATAATTATGCAATATATTGATTTTTGCGAATTTGAAGCTTGGGACAGAAGTACACATTGAAAAGATACGCATAAAAGGgtaacattttttaaactcactatttaaactgaaaaaaataagcaatacAGTATTGGCAGTTACCTGATATCGACATGTGAGCACCAATAAACTTTTTTACTCCTCCTCTCTTGCTTTTTCTCTCCCTCAAATCATCCAACACCATTTCTTTGCAAGTTTCCTCCTCACGTGCAGACTCTTCTTTAACTTGTTCAGTCTGTTCCCCCACCTTCCTCTCGCCCCTCTTCTTCAGACTCATGCCCTCCTGTAGAGACTCTTCTTTAACTTGTTCAGTCTGTTCCCCCACCTTCCTCCTCCCCCTTTTCTTCGGACTCTTACCCTCCTGTAGAGACTCTTCTTTAACTTGTTCAGTCTGTTCCCCCACCTTCCTCCTCCCCCTTTTCTTCGGACTCTTACCCTCCTGTAGAGACTCTTCTTTAACTTGTTCAGTCTGTTCCCccaccttcctcttcctcagaCTCATGCCCTCCTGTAGAGACTCTTCTTTAACTTGTTCAGTCTGTTCCCCCACCTTCCTCTCACCCCTCTTCTTCAGACTCATGCCCTCCTGTAGAGACTCTTCTTTAACTTGTTCAGTCTGTTCCCCCACCTTCCTCAGACTCATGCCCTCCTGTAGAGACTCTTCTTTAACTTGTTCAGTCTGTTCTTCCACCTTCCTCTTCCCCCTCTTCTTCAGACTCTTACCCTCCTGTAGAGATTCTTCTTTAACTTGTTCAGTCTGTTCCCccaccttcctcttcctcagaCTCATGCCCTCCTGTAGAGACTCTTCTTTAACTTGTTCAGTCTGTTCTCCCACCTTCCTCTTCCCCCTCTTCTTCAGACTCTTACCCTCCTGTAGAGATTCTTCTTTAACTTGTTCAGTCTGTTCCCccaccttcctcttcctctcgcCCCTCTTCTTCGGACTCATGCCCTCCTGTGCAGATTCTTCTTCTTTGACGTGATAAGAACATGCAAAAATATGGAATGTATATACCTCTTTAATCTGTCTACTCTGTTCCAATGCTTTCCCTGTCCCCTGAAGCCTCTTTTTTGGATGTACgttttaattttaatatatgaaTCAAAATGACACTATATCCGTGTTATTAATAGACTAAATAACtttaaatatactttaaataTTAACTACGGCTACTTGGTTTCTTGTGGTAAGCGATTCGAGATCCAGTAGAGGCGTAACATTTATTAACAGACGCACGCTAACGGTCCATATTTAACTTGGAACCACAGATTTAAAAATCAATACACGTGAGATAGCACGAATATAAATTCAATGAGAGCTAATGAAACACACAATAACGCCGTCTGAGTTCGCCCAGACACTTTCCAGGATACTCACTCTCCCACGTTGTTAGCCTAATTAACGGACGCTAGTCGGGATGTTTATAAACAAGTTTACGACAGACGAAAACCGATAGAGCGCCcagtcttgctctcgcgagagGTTGTGAATTTAGCACAGCGCCACCTGCGGTGTAAATAACAGGTCACGTTTTTCTGTACTGATTATATCGGGTGTACAGGACGCGCTTGGAGGAGTACTTTACATGTTCTTAACACTTCATTTAATCGTAAATTACAAAAACCCATCAGTTTATAGTCTCGAGAAAAACGTTTGATTTATTTTGATGCTTTATAAGACATTAGTAAAGTAGATGTACGGTAATGTGCTGAAAGGTAAAGTGTTTTGTCATTATTATGGTATTTGGATGAATGACAAAGCGGTGATTTATAAGCAAGTCGTATCCTCATCAATAAGGGAATGTCTGCGAAAGTGGACAGCACTTTCACACACCTCCAAGATTATGAGTTCGAATCCTCTTGGGTGTTGTGATTTCTTTCCGTGGCTCACTGAGTACCCCAATTAGGCTAATTGGCATCTCTATCACACGTAAATTACATGTAAAATGTGCTCTACCCTGGGCTAGTCTCCATGCCTGATATCCTAGGCTGCtatcctgtccaggataaggGGTTTGCATGTGAAAAAAAACTAACTAAattaaatattatattgtaaAAACACGTTACCATTATTAGTTTTGGGGAATGTAAATACTGCATAAGCTAAAAGTGATGCCGTACAgcatttgcattatttattttggCAACACTGATGTTACTTGGGTAATAAAGCTTGCATTTTAGTTTATACTCGCCTTCTGTTGTGTTTTATATCGGTGATGTCAGAGTGAAATCCTCACACTTCTTAATGTTGTGAAGGTCAAAAaactctccctccccccagTCAGAGTTCTgctaggcagacacacacacatgcatgcatacacacacacgcacacacacaaaccgaaCAGCAAAATGGCCGACCGTCAACTGACTGACTTTATAGCTCGTTAGAAAACGAAGAGGTTCTGCATATTTGGTTTACAGTATCATTAAACATACATTCTATTCGGAATTTTTAAAAGGGTATTTTTCGTCATTCTCTACTATTCGCCTTTTGGGAATACTACATTGTTTCTGTGTGcgtgtattattttttttgcctcgAATGCCTCAAAACGCCAGAATTTCGCACTCAAGCACTTTATTTCATGTGTAATTCCTGAGGTGAGTATCCCGTGCAGCCCGCCGCCGCCTCGGCTGCGCGCTTTGCTCCGTGTCCCGCggcgcccgagcagccgccccgCGGTCTGGAAGCGGGTCCCCGCCGGCGCTCGGCCGCCGCGCGCTGCGAACTCAGGCGCTTCCAAAATGGCAAATCCGCGGACGCGGCAGCCCGCTGCTGTCGTGAACCGAGCCCGAAAGTCGGCTGTTCCGAGGCGAAGCTTCAGCTTCGGCCAGCGAATTTACTGCTACCGCTTTACTGTCTTTTTACctaatatcattattattattattgttcttttgcgtttttttgttttttttttaccgaagTGGGGAAATGCCTTGCGAGCTTATATTAGCCCACATCGGGTAGCCCGTTTCTCCCGGGCTGCTCGGTCATGTACAGGGGCGCCCGCTGGCAATTCTAAATTAATGGtgcatcctcctcctccttatACCTAGCCGGCCGAGTCGGTGCCGGGGCCTCGCTTTACGCCGCTGGCCGAGCGGCTCCGTGCGAGAGGCTGCACGGCTTTGACAGCTAGGCTCGGCCGGGCCGGGCCGGTCTGCAATACGTGCGGGCGGGGACCTCCGCTTCGTCTGCGCATCTCTCCCACCTCAGGGACCCCTCTCTGCGGCCGCCCGAGCTCCCCTCGGTACCGGGAGTAAGGGGCTgcctttaaaaacataaaatgtgCAAAATACTCTGGATCAAACACGGCGGGATGAATTTGGCAGCCCGTCACCGAGCAGACAGCTCGCTGCCATCCTCCGCTCGGCCAGGGGTTACCGACGAGCCCTCGGCTGCGTCCTGTTAATAAGGCTGAGCCTCTCGCCCTCATCCTGGATTAACACGTTAGCATGTCCGGGAGTCGGAGCCTCACACCCACGGGCGCAGCGATTCCCTCCAGCCGGCGAGTCGCTGGTTTCGTTTCTCGTCACTTTCGGACCATTTTGTTTTTGGCGTGTGACTCTGGGACTGTAAATGAAACTAACAAACGCACGGGCAAACTTAGAAAACACTACCACGGCCACTGAAGTTAAATGTAATGACATGTAAATGTGTATTGCTGGTCCCTTCTCACCCGCTGTCATGGGCTTTATTTTTCTGCGGTGTATTTGCATGACTTGCTGGCAGTGCAGTAACTCCACGTTAATATTGATTTTCCTTTGAACATAAACATTAGCACAATAAGTTTGGGTGCTGTGTGGAGGATGCACAGAGCATCGTGCACTTACagtattttttataaatatcccAAAGGAGGTGTTCCGCATGTATGTCACACACTCAGCTGGCGTCTGAGTTCAGAAATGATACTTCGAGAAATATGGCGCCTTGCTACTAGCCATTCATGCAGGTCCAGTTTTCCCGAGTTATcagtggttgtgtgtgtgtgtgtgtgtgtgtgtgtgtgtgtcttttttttctggaaataGGACATTTAACCTTTATAATAATTGGTTTTCAACTGGTGTGTGTAGCTTCCAATGagtattaaattatttatatacCACTAGCTGGCCTATTTGCTGATACTATAATACTGTAAAGAAGCTTACAGCTACCAAAATGCACCAAGAGATGAGGGCTTAGGCTCTGTGCTTGGGCCCTATGAGCCAGCTGGGTCTATCCAGTGCTTCAGAAGGACCTGTCATTGTTTTCTTGAAACTTCAGCTGTCAATCATTCGTTTTCTAGATGAGAGATCCCCGTGGTCGCCAGCCGACTTGTGCATCCCTGGCAACCGTGGAAATACTGGGATGTCCTGGACTGTCTGACCTCCTTCTCTTCTCCTCCCACCCCTCTGCTTCTTCCCTCGTTTTGCCTCAGAGAAGAGAATTGGGAAAGGGAAGAGCAGTTCATGGAAGACAAGAAAAGGAAGAAAGAAGATAAAAGGAAACGGGACGCTTCCCAGAAGGTACCGGCGCCGGACTGTTTTATAGCcagataaataacatttgcttTTACTCAGTTTGATGTAAGAGATGCATAGAGGAGAGCTATCACTCGCCGGCTGCGGGGAGAGAAGGTTTCAATTTAGTACCTGCTGGCTTGTTTAAAGTTGTCACTCGTGGAGGAGGTGATCTGCTGCTTGAGGTGTTTCGTTGTGAAATGTGGCTCTGATTGAAAGATGACTTCATAGGCCTCGTGTGACTCACGGGGATAGCCTAGCTTTTGCTGTTGCCATCCAAGTTGGGGTCTGATCCCACAACCCACTGGCAATGTGGGTACCTGGAAGATTCCACCGTTCCCCCATTTAAGAAGGATTTATCGTTCCTAGTTGCTGACAGCCTGCATCACCCGAGGCCGGACCTTCGTACGTCTTACGCCATGGGTGCCTTCTCTGGTTTCATTCTAAAGCCACCCAGATCGAGGTGTGCCTGTGGTCAGGGGACTCTCAGCTGTGGTCCTAGAGGACAACCGTGTTTGCCGGTGCCCTTATTCCAGCCGATAACGGCCGTGTTACCCAGGGAGCTGCGTAAAACGAAGGTTTCAAAGCTCTCAGGTGGCTGGAAAATGTTTGTCTCTGTTGTGTTCTCTGGGCCGAGATTTGGCACCACTCACTCTTAGAATAATGCAGCGATAaggacaataaaacacagtcatatTTTATAATCATGCTCCTTTCCCCTTGATCACTGAGCACTTGAGTCTCACTGTATCCGAATGAAACCCTGATTACGATGACTGACGACCCTGTATCTCATTTCAGGTCgcagaacaaaaaaacaaaggtAAGCTCTCTTGCCATGCAGTTTCTGCCGCTTAATTTACCCCGTGTCCTTCCCCGCGGTGTCGTTTCCTGTGCATGCTTATATTCCGTCACCGTCTGGTAGGCTGTGATTGCCGCAATGTTGACGTTCGGATGGTATGAACCTAGTCAACCTTTACGTATCTGCTGGTCACATACCTAGTCTGTTTATGAAGTTTTTCCTGCATCCCTAATAAGGATGCAAAAAAATATCGATTGGTTAGTCTAGATATTGACTTGGATTCGATGCCGATTCTCAAAATCGTGAGATCGATCTTGTTAATGTTTGCCTTTCGCCTGTATGAAAATATTTTTGCTGCGTTTtacttaatattttttttgttaatttcatTACAGGGTAACGGATATCTGCATTTCACTATTTTGTTTGttggttaaataaaaaaaaaaaaaatcatcgttTGACCTTTTGTTGATATTTGACATTCATGAATCTGCAACCTGAATTCATTTTCAAAGAATTGTTCTAAAAAGATGTTTTAGCAATTGAAATGGAATCGAAATTGAATCAAATGGAAATCAAGTGGAATTGTAGAGTTAGGGCTGATATCCAGCCCTAATCCTTAATATGACTTTATTGCCCCTGTTGAATGCATCGCATTTTCCTTCCGTTTTTGCTGCTGGTCGGAGTCTCCCTCATGTACCCCCTACCGCCTTTCTCTTCCCGCAGTGCCAGACTCGACCAAGTGCACACTCACTCAGTCTTCGGCCACCCCCAGCTCCGCGTCCCCCAGCCCTGGCCCCGCTTCCTCGGCCTCCCCCTTGCCTGCCGGGGCTGTGGCTGGCgccccctcccagagtgggaACAATGCCAAGCGGCCGGCTGCGTCCAACGGGCAGCCCCCCACTGGCGGAACCCAGGCCCCACAGCGCTACATGCCCCGTGAAGTGCCCCCCCGTTTCCGCTGCCAGCAGGACCACAAAGTGCTACTGAAGAGGGGCCAGCCGCCGCTGTCCTGcatgctgctgggggggggcgccCCCGCCGCCTCGCCAGGGGACGGCACCAATGCGACAGTAGCTGCCGCCTCAGGTCAGTTATGAGAGAAGGAGACAGATTTTTTATACTTACATTTCCCAATATCTGTTAATCAGTTTGGAAGGATGATGAAGGAATTGGTGCCCCATTTGCATCATCTATATTGCATCCACTACTGCCATTTGTCTTACTACCGACCGCTTGCTGCTGTCAGCTTCATGTTTGCCCACAGCAGTGGGTCAGACTTTGTTGTTGCCCTGAAAAGTGCCCGTTTGAAAATAACAAGATATCAGAAATATCCTGGCTGATGCATTCCTGGCCAGGTCATAATTAACTGCACCGTTTGTTCTTATTTTAGATTGCGGTCCTGGATCAGCAGGCTCAGCTTCCTCACTACCCcactcttcctcctcttcttcctcctcgtcATCGCCATCAGTCGCTGCTTCTTCTACTATTTCTTcttcaaattatgcaaattccaCGTGGGGGGCGAGCTCCGGCAGCCAGCCCCTCTCTCAGGGCCGGGAGAAGGTGATAGTGGACAGGTCCGACCTGGAGGAGTGGCCGAGTATTTTGGGGGCGAGTGCCGCCGGGGGGGAGACCGGCGGTGCCCCCTGGGGCGATAGACACATGCAGCAACATGCGGGAGGAGCGGGGAAGGGCGGACCTCCATCCCCCCCGTTGTCATCCTCCTGCCCCGTGAGGGAATGTACACAATTAAGTGGCGCTGTTTGGGGCGGCTCGTCCCAGgccagtgctggggggggcatgggCTCCCGGTCCAAAGTCTCCACCCTTCCTGGGACTGCTGATGGTTGTATGGCTACGGGCAGTGGGACCCCTGGTGCCAACTTCACCCCCAATGCCAACCCTTCAGCCTGGCCAGCCCTCGTGCAGGATGGGGCAGCTGGGGCTTGCCCCTCGGTGGCCGAGGGTGGGCCGTCTGCTCTACCAAACTTGTCATCGTCGTCTCTGTCTGCTGATCCTTCCTTGGGCCACCCGGCTCCCTCCCTGAACCCTGTCGGCCATCAGCATCAACCTCACCAAATGCAAGTCCGGGATGCCGAGCCCCTCTgcggggagtgggggggcatGGGACCAAAAAAATCTGGACTGGATGAAGGCGAGTGTGGTCCGCTGGATGGTGGGGAGCTCGCTACCTCTTTgtcgtcctcgtcctcctcgtgcagagctctctctttctcctccaATCCTAAGATGGGTGCCTCGAAGACTTGCGTCGAAGACTGGGAGGGTGGGTCTGGAGGGGGCGTGTTCTCTGGCGAAGGGGGCGGGTCTTTGACTTACGCCAGCCAGGAGGGCAAAGATGGCATCGGAGCTTTGGGGGGTAAAGCctggggaacaggctgcggGGGCACCAGTAAGACCACTGGGGTATCTCAGGGAGCGTGCGGTGGGGGAGATGGGGCAGAGCTTTCGGTGGGGGAATGGGGCAGTACTGCGGGGGCGGCTAGCACGAGCGGGCCTAGCAATCAGGTCGCAGGAGGCAGCAGTGGCGTAGGCACCGCGCCTGCGACACGAGCTTGGGACAATCAGAAAGGGGCCGGCGATGATGCAGGGGGCGATGTCGGCGAGTGGGGGGGCCAGGGCAGGGGTGGTGGGGGCGGGACTTCGTCCTCCAGCGGCGGCGGGCACTCTCGAGCTGGAGGCGGCCCTCACAATCAACACCATGGCCCACCCCGCCCTCACCCGGCTGCCAACCCTGAAGTGGCCTTACAGAACTTGCTCAGCCGGACCGACCTGGACCCCAAGGTGCTGTCCAACACCGGATGGGGCCAGACGCAGATCCGGCAGAACGTGGCCTGGGATTTGGGTGGAGGCGCTGCTGCAGCTGCCGGCTTCAGTTCCTCCACCCCGCCGTCCTCGAACCTGAGTCCTGCTGGCCTAGCCCCTGTGTACCCCCCTGCTGCAGAATCTGCCCCCACTGACCCATCCGCTGCTTCCCATCTCACAGGCGGCGCTCCGAGTTCCCAGGGGCTGAGTGCTGCGCCTCTGCCCGGAGATGCCTGGGACGGCGGCAGTAACACTGGCCAACCAGGCCGCAGCTCCCAGCCCTCTGGCCCCGGGTTACGCAATCCGACTGCCAGCACACAGCCCGGCTCCGGGGGCCCGGGAAATGCATTGGGGGGCCAGGGGAAGGCAGCCGGGGGCTGGGGTGGGATTGGGCAACCGGAAAACATAGGCAAGGGGTGGGGTAGCGAGGGGCAGGAGTGGAGAGAGCGTAGAGGAGGTGGAGGAAATGGGTGGGGCGATTTTGGGCAACAGGGTACGGTGGGTGGCGGAGGTGGGAATGGATGGGGAGTAGGTGGAGATGAGAAGGGGGGAGGATGGAAGGACAAAGGCAGGGAGGGGTCAGGCTGGGGGCAAAGAGATGGCAGCAATGACTGGGACAAGCGGGAGCCCAAATCAGGGGGTTGGAGGGAGGGGAAGGGAAACGGAGCCAGTGGGAGCGGGGATGCCGACCTGGGGACTTGGGGGGGCTGGGAAGGTGCGGGTGGAGGCGGAGGCGGAGACGGAAAAGCCCAGCAGGGCTGGGGAGGGAAAGCCCATTCTCTGCCGGCGCCAAGCAGCCAGGCAGGAGGCCTGAAGGGCACAGCACAGCAGCAGCAATCACAGCCAACGCAGCAGGACGCGGCTGGCGGCTGGGGCAGGCCAGGCGGCCCTCCGTCCCAGAACCCGAACCAGAACCAAAGCTCAGGCTGGACCTCGGGCCCCGTGCCCCAGCCGCCCAGCAGCCGCCCCGAGGGCCCTGAGCCCAGCGGCTGGGAGGAGCCGTCGCCGCAGTCCATCAACCGCAAGATGGAGATTGACGACGGCACCTCGGTGTGGGGCGACCCCAACCGCTACAACTACAAGAGCGTCAACCTGTGGGACAAGAACGGCGCCCCCTCTGGCCAGGGGCAGCAGGCCTCCCACCACGGCCAGCagccccagcagcagcagccccagcagcagcagcagcagcagcagcagccgcagcagcagcagcagcagggccctgggaggccaatgcagcagcctgcagttccAGGGAACAGGGAGTCCAGCTCCGGACCTGGGAAGAATTCTGGGATGGGTGAggaatatgtgtgtgtttgcgtgacaTACATTAATGCCCCGGCATTGCATAAATTACTGGGCACTGGCACTAGTAAAGCAGCCCTTTTATATTGGTATATGAatggattgtttgattttgtatatatttcttttttgtaaTATGTTGTAATGTgttatacagtaaaatccagttataacggacttcaacGGACCTGGCAAGTCCGTTATgtccaaagtccgttatatccagagttgctgtatgcccagaacacaactatacTTGTGGTATAGACATACTTGtgatatagattattatattctacatgtagtaatccaagtTTACCTGATCAGATGCGTgcctattaataatcccgactacatatctgcgctggatatcaccggcacgccacgcgccttgtaggcggagctgcatgtccattataagtgaacaaaactacagctaaaagtggccctggggaccaaattgttcgtcagttataagcgaaattccgttatatgtgagtccgctatatccgatgcttctTCTGCATGTTCATAAAAGCACAtggccgggaccagcggacctcgtccgttatagacgattaagcgagtccactataagGGGATTTTACTGTACTCGTGTGGCCCCGGCCCCATGAATTAATGTCACATGTTGCAACACATATTAAGTTGCCAGAAACCTGCAACCACATGTTGCTGATTTAGGTCGCATGTAATTATGTGGGGGAAAAGATCAGATGTTGACATGCGGTGGGGAAATGAAGCAGGAGCCCCCTTTTGGAATTTGTGGGCTTAGTGGGCTTCCAGCGAtgctcctgctctctctccccttaGCCTCCGCGAGGGACCTTGGGATGCGGTGAAATCGGAGCTGGCAGTGGGTTAATCCACGTCAGCCGCACAGTAAAATAATAGGGAGTCTCATCTTAGAAATTTAGGAACTACCTTCTGATAAAGTGTGGTTGTCCAAGAGCAGCAAGGAAGGCCGCTGAAGTCCTGCTTCACCGGGTACCGTCCGATGTCACTTGGGCGTTAAAAAAGTTTGCCGTGTGTCAGAAGATGAGCTGACCTGTCGGCGTCACTGCAGCCTGCTGTCTTTATGATGCAGCACTACCTACGTGCACTGCTCAGGACGAATGCAAGAGTCGTTCAAATGTTATAATCGGCTAGAAATATAGAGGATTCGTTTATCGTAGCTTTTTAAGGGCTGCGGTTGGAATTCTCGTTAAAATGGTGCTTGTCGCCAATTGCAGCTTGGGGCAACAGCGGCGCCCCCTCTAGCCCATCCGTGGACAACGGCACAGCAGCCTGGGGCAAGCCTACGGATGCCCCCACTGGCTGGGGAGACCTAGAAGATTCTGCCAAGCCTACTGGTTGGGgacacccctcccccagcaccGGTAATTCTGCTATCCCCCCCGgtggtgttgtgtgtgtgtgtgtgtgtgtgaatctcTTCGTgt
The sequence above is a segment of the Brienomyrus brachyistius isolate T26 chromosome 5, BBRACH_0.4, whole genome shotgun sequence genome. Coding sequences within it:
- the si:ch211-141o9.10 gene encoding probable endonuclease 4 isoform X7, whose amino-acid sequence is MSPKKRGERKRKVGEQTEQVKEESLQEGKSLKKRGKRKVGEQTEQVKEESLQEGMSLRKRKVGEQTEQVKEESLQEGMSLKKRGERKVGEQTEQVKEESLQEGMSLRKRKVGEQTEQVKEESLQEGMSLKKRGERKVGEQTEQVKEESAREEETCKEMVLDDLRERKSKRGGVKKFIGAHMSISGGIWHAVQDSLTIGGRSFGLFLGSQRSWQRPPLDGTAAAKFREACARHSFEPAYILPHGSYLMNCGSPKQDVFEKSQAMLVDELNRCSALGLSLFNLHPGASLGSITTEQCIEKIAQAINHAHRQTSGVVTVLENMSGQGSTVGGQLSELRGIIDKVRDKSRVGVCLDTCHAFAAGYDLSATGGVKSVLEEFDKIVGLQYLRAVHLNDSKGGLGCNLDRHEDIGRGKIGLATFRDIVNEPLLDNIPLILETPGRPGFEYAEQIALLYSLCED
- the si:ch211-141o9.10 gene encoding probable endonuclease 4 isoform X4; the protein is MSPKKRGERKRKVGEQTEQVKEESLQEGKSLKKRGKRKVGEQTEQVKEESLQEGKSLKKRGKRKVGEQTEQVKEESLQEGMSLKKRGERKVGEQTEQVKEESLQEGKSPKKRGRRKVGEQTEQVKEESLQEGMSLKKRGERKVGEQTEQVKEESAREEETCKEMVLDDLRERKSKRGGVKKFIGAHMSISGGIWHAVQDSLTIGGRSFGLFLGSQRSWQRPPLDGTAAAKFREACARHSFEPAYILPHGSYLMNCGSPKQDVFEKSQAMLVDELNRCSALGLSLFNLHPGASLGSITTEQCIEKIAQAINHAHRQTSGVVTVLENMSGQGSTVGGQLSELRGIIDKVRDKSRVGVCLDTCHAFAAGYDLSATGGVKSVLEEFDKIVGLQYLRAVHLNDSKGGLGCNLDRHEDIGRGKIGLATFRDIVNEPLLDNIPLILETPGRPGFEYAEQIALLYSLCED
- the si:ch211-141o9.10 gene encoding probable endonuclease 4 isoform X15, yielding MSPKKRGERKRKVGEQTEQVKEESLQEGKSLKKRGKRKVGEQTEQVKEESLQEGMSLRKRKVGEQTEQVKEESLQEGMSLRKRKVGEQTEQVKEESLQEGMSLKKRGERKVGEQTEQVKEESAREEETCKEMVLDDLRERKSKRGGVKKFIGAHMSISGGIWHAVQDSLTIGGRSFGLFLGSQRSWQRPPLDGTAAAKFREACARHSFEPAYILPHGSYLMNCGSPKQDVFEKSQAMLVDELNRCSALGLSLFNLHPGASLGSITTEQCIEKIAQAINHAHRQTSGVVTVLENMSGQGSTVGGQLSELRGIIDKVRDKSRVGVCLDTCHAFAAGYDLSATGGVKSVLEEFDKIVGLQYLRAVHLNDSKGGLGCNLDRHEDIGRGKIGLATFRDIVNEPLLDNIPLILETPGRPGFEYAEQIALLYSLCED
- the si:ch211-141o9.10 gene encoding probable endonuclease 4 isoform X23; this encodes MSPKKRGERKRKVGEQTEQVKEESLQEGMSLRKRKVGEQTEQVKEESLQEGMSLKKRGERKVGEQTEQVKEESAREEETCKEMVLDDLRERKSKRGGVKKFIGAHMSISGGIWHAVQDSLTIGGRSFGLFLGSQRSWQRPPLDGTAAAKFREACARHSFEPAYILPHGSYLMNCGSPKQDVFEKSQAMLVDELNRCSALGLSLFNLHPGASLGSITTEQCIEKIAQAINHAHRQTSGVVTVLENMSGQGSTVGGQLSELRGIIDKVRDKSRVGVCLDTCHAFAAGYDLSATGGVKSVLEEFDKIVGLQYLRAVHLNDSKGGLGCNLDRHEDIGRGKIGLATFRDIVNEPLLDNIPLILETPGRPGFEYAEQIALLYSLCED
- the si:ch211-141o9.10 gene encoding probable endonuclease 4 isoform X1 codes for the protein MSPKKRGERKRKVGEQTEQVKEESLQEGKSLKKRGKRKVGEQTEQVKEESLQEGMSLRKRKVGEQTEQVKEESLQEGKSLKKRGKRKVGEQTEQVKEESLQEGMSLKKRGERKVGEQTEQVKEESLQEGKSPKKRGRRKVGEQTEQVKEESLQEGMSLKKRGERKVGEQTEQVKEESAREEETCKEMVLDDLRERKSKRGGVKKFIGAHMSISGGIWHAVQDSLTIGGRSFGLFLGSQRSWQRPPLDGTAAAKFREACARHSFEPAYILPHGSYLMNCGSPKQDVFEKSQAMLVDELNRCSALGLSLFNLHPGASLGSITTEQCIEKIAQAINHAHRQTSGVVTVLENMSGQGSTVGGQLSELRGIIDKVRDKSRVGVCLDTCHAFAAGYDLSATGGVKSVLEEFDKIVGLQYLRAVHLNDSKGGLGCNLDRHEDIGRGKIGLATFRDIVNEPLLDNIPLILETPGRPGFEYAEQIALLYSLCED